One genomic region from Vigna radiata var. radiata cultivar VC1973A unplaced genomic scaffold, Vradiata_ver6 scaffold_991, whole genome shotgun sequence encodes:
- the LOC106779057 gene encoding uncharacterized protein LOC106779057 — protein MVVEAATTVAVVLFGSGGGCGGGCGNANDGSGGWSGGGGGDGCASGRHGGGGDGGGGGGGGCGGSKGCGCGGTGGGSSVGSGGSGGGGGVVTVVVVVLVVAAAAGSVAVAVEVMFLVVVVVVAAAATAVMFLVVVVAIAVAMLAKGAGGGGWGSGADKGAGEGGGGCGGGGGGGGCSSSGGGGGGDKESGGCVVGGGGGCASGGGSGSGIGGVGGSGDDGGGDGCDGGASGGSGGGGFAHGGGCDGDDNGGGVRGGYGCGAGVRGGYGCGGGVGGSGGGDGGADGGCGGCNGSGADSCVVGGSGCFDGCGGGGGGVSGDGGGNGGGGSGSGGGDDGGGGVWSGSDGGDVGGRSGCGGSGGCGSGGGGSGADGGGGGCCFGGVGAGGSGGGGNGSRGGGDGDNDDGGGFSNGSGGHGCARGVGCDDDDGGGGVVVILVVAGVVVVVVLVVVVVVVLVVVVGVVGVVLVVVMVAVVVQVVVVVDVVVVAMAVVVVVVVVVAVVVRGGGNCCGSCGGCVDGGRLGAGCSGGSGGGGTGGCGGGSGVAVAATMVQVVVVEVVVVLVAVVPTVVVVVLEAAAALAMVVVLEVVVVVRMPVTRRRLVVVGGCGSGSGGGGSGGDGCGSGGDYGCGCSGGGGRRGIGSGGGCGGGGGGGGCGCRGGGCGHADGSGGGCVGGGGDAGASGRGGGSGSNGGGDSGGGGGGGDGSGCRGGDCVSGGEGGSGGGGGGGGGGGASSCRSGDGGGFGVGGGVRGGCGCGAGDGGSGGGGGGCDGGGRCVVGGNGG, from the exons ATGGTGGTGGAGGCAGCAACGACGGTGGCGGTGGTGCTTTTTGGTAGTGGTGGCGGTTGTGGTGGCGGCTGCGGTAACGCCAACGATGGTAGTGGTGGTTggagtggtggtggtggtggtgatggttgtGCTAGTGGCCGtcatggtggtggtggtgatggtggtggcggtggtggtggtggttgcgGCGGCAGTAAaggttgtggttgtggtggtaCTGGTGGTGGGAGTAGTGTTGGTTCTGGtggcagtggtggtggtggtggtg TGGTGACAGTGGTGGTAGTGGTATTGGTAGTGGCGGCGGCGGCAGGTTCAGTGGCAGTGGCGGTGGAGGTTATGTTtttggttgtggtggtggttgttgcgGCGGCGGCAACGGCGGTTATGTTTttggttgtggtggtggcaATCGCAGTGGCGATGCTGGCAAAGGgtgctggtggtggtggttgggGCAGTGGCGCTGACAAGGGTGCCGGAGagggtggtggtggttgtggtggcggtggtggtggtggtggttgtagTTCTAGTGGCGGTGGCGGCGGTGGCGACAAAGAAAGTGGTGGTTGTGTTGT TGGGGGTGGCGGCGGTTGTGCTAGTGGTGGTGGCAGTGGTAGTGGTATTGGCGGCGTTGGCGGCAGTGGCGAcgatggtggtggtgatggttgCGACGGTGGCGCcagtggtggtagtggtggtggtggttttgCGCATGGTGGTGGTTGCGACGGCGACGATAATGGTGGTGGTGTTAGAGGTGGTTATGGTTGTGGTGCTGGTGTTAGAGGTGGttatggttgtggtggtggtgttggtggtagtggtggtggcgATGGGGGTGCCgatggtggttgtggtggttgtAACGGTAGTGGTGCCGATAGTTGTGTTGTTGGTGGTAGTGGGTGTTTTGATGGttgcggtggtggtggtggtggtgttagtGGCGATGGAGGCGGCAATGGTGGTGGTGGCAGTGGTAGTGGCGGTGGCGatgacggtggtggtggtgtttgGAGCGGCAGCGACGGTGGTGATGTTGGTGGTCGTTCTGGttgtggtggtagtggtggttgTGGTAGTGGTGGAGGCGGTAGTGGGGCcgacggtggtggtggtggttgttgttttGGTGGTGTTGGTGCTGGTGGTTCTGGTGGTGGTGGTAATGGTAGTAGGGGTGGCGGCGATGGCGACAACGACGATGGTGGAGGTTTCAGCAACGGTAGTGGTGGTCATGGTTGTGCGCGTGGTGTTGGTTGCGACGACGacgacggtggtggtggtg tgGTGGTGATACTGGTGGTGGCgggggtggtggtggttgtagtattggtggtggtggtggttgtggtgctGGTGGTAGTGGTAGGTGTGGTGGGGGTGGTtctggtggtggtgatggtggcgGTAGTGGTGCAGGTGGTGGTTGTGGTAgatgtggtggtggtggcgatGGCGGTTGTGGTGGTAGTGGtcgtggtggtggcggtggttgTGCGTGGTGGTGGTAATTGTTGTGGTAGTTGTGGCGGTTGCGTCGACGGTGGTCGTCTTGGTGCTGGATGCAGCGGtggcagtggtggtggtggtactggtggttgtggtggtggcaGTGGCGTGGCGGTGGCAGCGACTATG GTAcaagtggtggtggtggaagttGTTGTGGTGTTAGTGGCGGTTGTGCCGACAGTGGTGGTCGTGGTGTTGGAGGCAGCAGCGGCGCTGGCAATGGTGGTGGTTctggaggtggtggtggtggtgagaATGCCAGTGACGAGGAGGAGGTTGGTGGTGGTTGGTGGTTGTGGCAGTGGTAGTGGCGGTGGTGGTAGTGGCGGCGACGGGTGTGGTTCTGGTGGTGATTATGGTTGTGGTTGTAGCGGCGGTGGTGGTCGTCGTGGCATCGGTAGTGGCGGCGGCTgcggtggcggtggtggtggtggtggatgtGGTTGTCGTGGTGGCGGTTGTGGTCACGCCGACggtagtggtggtggttgtgTTGGTGGCGGGGGTGATGCTGGTGCTAGTGGTCGTGGTGGTGGCAGTGGCAGTAACGGTGGTGGCgacagtggtggtggtggtggtggtggtgacggCAGTGGTTGTCGTGGTGGCGATTGTGTTAGTGGTGGTGAGGGTGGCAGCGGCGGTGGCGGTGGagggggtggtggtggtggcgccAGCAGTTGCCGCAGCGGCGACGGCGGTGGTTTTGGTGTTGGGGGTGGTGTTAGAggtggttgtggttgtggtgcTGGTGATGGTGGcagtggtggtggcggtggtggctGCGACGGTGGTGGTCGTTGTGTTGTAGGTGGTAATGGTGGTTAA
- the LOC106779056 gene encoding glycine-rich cell wall structural protein 1.0-like, with product MVVAVVVAAVAAAVVVIVLLVVEVATRVVVVVEAIVAMVTVVVVVVLGGGGGGCGSGASGGAREGGGGGGAGGGGCGSGGGGGADDGCGGCSGGGGGGDCCGFGGGCAGGRGVGAAGGHGGGSGSDGGGDEGGGG from the exons ATGGTGGTGGcagtggtggtggcggcggtggcggcggcggtggtggtCATTGTGTTGTTGGTGGTTGAGGTGGCAACgagggtggtggtggtggtggaggcgATAGTGGCGATGGTGACGGTTGTGGTCGTGGTGGTGCTG ggtggtggtggtggtggttgcgGCAGTGGCGCTAGTGGCGGTGCTAGAGagggtggtggtggcggcggtgcTGGTGGTGGTGGCTGTGGTAGTGGCGGTGGCGGCGGTGCCGACGATGGTTGTGGTGgttgtagtggtggtggtggtggtggtgattgCTGTGGCTTTGGTGGCGGTTGTGCTGGTGGCAGGGGTGTTGGTGCTGCTGGTGGTCATGGTGGTGGCAGTGGTAGTGACGGTGGTGGTGACgagggtggtggtggtg